The Tigriopus californicus strain San Diego chromosome 10, Tcal_SD_v2.1, whole genome shotgun sequence region AAAGTCtaaagaaaaagagcaataTTTTTCTGAACAGCAGATGGAGTAAGGCTGAATAATTCAAACGGGACCTGGATCTTAAAACCTGCATAACCTACCCTACATATTTCATGGGCTAGAAGGTATGGAATGATTTCTCCATTCGTACTTATTCCTTACGGGTATTAGTCATCGAAATAATACCTTCACAGATCTTTTGTCTGGTTTATAAAAAACATCTACACCTGCCTGGCTAAAACCCCTCGTTAACCTCTAAAACTCAACATATTAGGATGTTATAAAATGGACCTATCAAAAAGGTAAGCCAAAAAGGCTATTGAGCCAgctaaatcatctttttttcctctctaaATGCAGAATTCAGAGCCTCTTGCCTCACATATAGCACTGATTTTTCATGTATTATACATTTTagaaacaattcattttggcCATTGGGTCCAATAGCCACTCATTGGCATTGGGTGACCAAGCATCCCAAGTAGCGGCAATATCTTCAGGACACATAGCAGTTCCAGGATTTGAGGCGTATCCAACGTTGGACCCAACAGAATCACcaatgaaccaaatttgaaggcTGTCCAAGAAGTACAAATAGTGACCCAATCCACCTTGTTGAAAGTAAATGGATCGACCATTGGTACCCATACCCACTTTGTTGTAAATGCCCAAGATATGGGATGGTTTAGAGGTGGCAATCCATCCACTTGAGGTGAAAGCCAAAGTATCGCAACAAGTGCCACCTGAGCCGCCACAGTCCAAAGGTCCGGAGATGGTGTTGGCACTGATTGTGGTTCCTTGGTTGTCCGGAGTGCACCAACAACTGAGGCGGTAGTTGGGATCGGCCAATTGAGCACTGGACCACGTGAAGTACTTGGCACCGGGATAGCCTTGACATTTGACCACACATTCCGCAGCCGAGTTGACCTTGTCGTTAAGGCCGTTGTTCAAATCGTTGCCAACAATGTCAAGGCCATATTGGAAGCATTCCTCTGGTCCTGCACCCTTGGGAACGGTCACTATAGGTCCAGCCTCATtcgaagaggaagaggaactCTGGATTCCTTGGATCGAAAATAAGCAAAGCCACAACAAGATGCTTGAGATGATCATGATGCCGCCTTAAAGAATTGAGCCCTGAAACTTAATGTACTATCACAGTAATAATGTACTAAGTAGCAATTACCTAATCTTCCATGCGTcttctttatcatcaaatcaaatcactTTTATATCTGGCAAGTTCTTGTTTCTAGACCTTATATGATAAGGACTTTCAAAAGTGGGTAAAGTTGTATTGCAGTGGTCTTTTATTGGTTTATTGATAGGTACCACTCACACAGAGATGTGAAGTGGTACAATAAAACTCCGTCATAGTGAAATTTTTGAGAAGCAGCAAAATTTTCACTACAACTAGCTTCCACATTTTCAGGTCGAATAGGTCCATAGGCAGGGTTGGCAATgttgagaattagcgtgacttttggataccaagtggacaaaagtggacaaaaatggataacagtgaacaaaagtggtcagaacgtgtccaaaagggggttgacaagcaaaaacttttaaaccctaaatcctgTTATTTCTTTATCTAATCTAGATGTTAAtcagcaaatagaatcagtaatcatgctttcttaaaatacacagatatgaagtaacaactagccttttcacaaacgttttaatttccaagatattgcacaaaaatgtatttttgagatctcaattcattatcttgatacaatacagctttagAAAGtcaaacaaatatcattaatatattttgaatattttcattccccatcaacctcggTTTTGCATATTAGAAAAAAAGCCGTCGAATTCGACTTGGCCTTCTGGACCATTCTactctgttttttttattgatctcAATAGAGACCTTAATCCTACCTTGAATCAAAACCAACTCTATTTGCAGGCTAGTCACGATTACTGAGTTCAAATTTCTATGGAGCCTTTTCGGCTTGTTTGCaatcttttttgaacaatatcTCATCAAGCGTCGGAGATTTGTATAATATTTCACCTTTTAAGGACACCTTCAGCGATTGGTAGATGCCGAAAATAcaaaacataattttgaaatatgcGTAACAGCACAACATAGCAGCAACCCGTTTATAATTTGACTTTTGTGCCAAACTTTTAAGCATTTCCATGgttcttttgccaaaaaattatctttcatAATGAATTATTGCATTAAAACACTTCAGCTGGTTCAGGTTCACTATTCCTCAGTTCCTGCTCCTGTAACGTTAGTTTTCTGGCTTGGGCAAGGTTATGTTAAAACGATAACAGCGCTTCTAGGTAACGCTGGGATCTGATGTCACCACTTTCTTACGTAGCGCTTTGCTTCAGTGGTTTCAAAGACTTGGCTCGACCCATTAGTACTGTTTCCAATCGGTACCTTGCTCACTTCTTCTCGTTTGAATAACAACAAATGACCTCCAAAAGATTATCGACAGAATAACCAAAAATGATGCACACTAATGGCGTGTCTAATCAAACATGCAAACAAGTAATATCAAcgataagaaaaaaagtgtCATCCTCGTAAAACCATAATTGCATCTTTTGTCATTCAATTGGCATACTGATCGACTTCAGAGACATATGACACAAATAAAAACCGaaattttctttccttcatttcacACGCAACTCATCTTCGCCGTTGGATCCAACAGCCAATCATTGGCATTTGGCGACCAAGCATCCCAAGTAGCAGCAATAGTTTCCGGACAAACAGCCGTTCCAGGATTGGACGCATATCCAGTGTTGGACCCCACAACATCACCAATGAACCAGATTTGAAGGCTGTCCAAGAAGTACAAATAATGTCCCGATCCACCCTGTTGTTGATAAACGTTCCGACCATTGGTGCCCACACTTA contains the following coding sequences:
- the LOC131889199 gene encoding uncharacterized protein LOC131889199, which gives rise to MIKKTHGRLGGIMIISSILLWLCLFSIQGIQSSSSSSNEAGPIVTVPKGAGPEECFQYGLDIVGNDLNNGLNDKVNSAAECVVKCQGYPGAKYFTWSSAQLADPNYRLSCWCTPDNQGTTISANTISGPLDCGGSGGTCCDTLAFTSSGWIATSKPSHILGIYNKVGMGTNGRSIYFQQGGLGHYLYFLDSLQIWFIGDSVGSNVGYASNPGTAMCPEDIAATWDAWSPNANEWLLDPMAKMNCF